The genome window TGCTCAAGGGCGCGGTCCAGGTACGCGACCTGAACGGGCAAATGGCGACGTTGCCGGGTGGTCAGCAAGCCTCGCTGCAAGCCGGCGGGCTCGGCGCCTGGGCACCGTTCGATGTGTTGCAACTGGGTTGGCGCGACGGCGTGCTGACCGCACAGAACCAGGCGCTGGGCGACTTCTTGCGGGAATTGGAACGTTATCGTCCCGGTGTGTTGCGCTGGGATCCGAGCCTGGAAACGTTGCGAGTGACCGGCAGTTTTCGCCTGGACGACACCGACCGCATCCTCAACTTGCTGGCCCAGACCCTGGGGCTGGAACTGCACGCACGTACACGCTATTGGGTCACCCTGACACCGCGCAAATCGCTCACCTGATGCGGGTGCGGTAATTCTTATATATCTATATAGAATAAATAAAGAGTTATATATTCCTTTTATTGTCGTTGTCGATAGCGCATTTTGAGGGCCTGCGCATTCGTGCGGATTGACCCAACAGCCAGAAGGAAAGCCGACATGACCATTAAAGCGATCAACGTGCGCAACCAGTTCAAGGGCGTGATCAAGGAAATTCTGCTGGGGGAAGTGGTGTCGGAAATCGACGTGCAGACCGCGTCCGGCATTGTGACTTCGGTGATCACCACCCGCTCGGTGCGTGACCTCGAATTGAAAGTGGGCAGTGAAGTGATTGCCTTTGTGAAGTCCACCGAAGTGTCCATCGCCAAGTTGTAAACGACTGCCCCCGCACTCAGGCGGGGGCGGTCATGACTCAAGCGATCTTCGGTCCACTGCCACCCGGTGGATGCGGCTGCGGTCTCTCCGGCGGTGCATCCGTCGGCAGGCTCTTGGGTTTTGCGTTCGGGTCTTTGTAGCCCTTGTGCAAGCCGCCATCCAGGCGATTGCTCGACGAGCCGCCTTTCTGCGGCGTCTCGTCGAAGTGTTCCCACTCCGATTGCTGGAAGCGGAAGATACTGTCGTCGGTCGGCGTGTCACGGCCACCGTAGTGGTGGATTTCGTAGTGGGCGTATTCGACCTTGTCGGCCCAGTTGTCCTGCAACAGACCGTCGCCGGCCAGGTCGCGATACCAGTCGTTTTCCTTCTCGGTGGCCTTCTGTTTTTTGTTGTGGTCGACAAAGTAGCCGATGATCCCGCCCACTACTGCCAGTACCACGCCCACCAGGAACAGCGGCCCGGTCAACGCCGCCGCCGTGCCCGCGCCAAACAGCGCCGCAGCGCCGAGCACCCCGGCGGATGCGCCGAACGCACCGCCGGCCACTTGCAGGCCACCGGCCGCCTGGGCCAAGGGGTCCTTGTCCTTCACGCCGCTCTTGATCGCCAGCGCGCCCAGTACGATGTCGGCAAAACCGCCGGCAATGTCCGTGGCCGGGCCTAGCACCTTGATTACGGAACCGGCGATCTTCGCTGATTTGGACGCGCCCAGCTTGGCCGCACCCGCAGCGGCCAGGCCGTCATCCAGGTGGGTGGCCAGGCCCTCGGTGGCTTCGGTGACCGCCTTGTCGCCCTCGCCGAACAGCTTGGAGATGCCGTCGTACTGGCTGTCCGGCACCGCATCGAGGGCGGTGGCGATCTTGGCTTTGACATCCGAGGGCAGTTCGCTGACGCGAAACTCGAAGTTCGGCTCCTGCATGCCGGTCTTGCCCCAGATCTCCGGCAGGGTCTTGTCCAGCCCTAGGAAGTCCACCAGGCCACCTTTGCCCAGGCTTTCGCCGATCTTGTCGCCCAGGCGCACGAAGTGGCTGGAGCCGCCGGCAAAACTCAGGAAGTCCTTGGCGATGGTCATGCGTTGCGCCGGGGTTTCGCCCAGCTTGCCGCCTTTGCCCACCAGTTGGTAAATCCCGGAGAACAGGCTCACACCGGCGCCCAGGGAACCGAGAATGCCCTTGCTGTTGAGGGTGTTGAACACCTCGCCGAGCATGCCGCGATCGGCCACCGGGATGTAGGGTTTGCTCAGGGCGGTTTTCAGGTCGGCTTCGCTGATCGCGCCGTTTTTCTGGTACACGGCGCCCAGTTCTTCCAGGGCCTTGGTGACGGCGGCGGATTTTTCCTTGCCTTGCAGGCCTTCGTTGAGGAATTTCTCCAGGGTTTCCTGGGTGCGGCGCGGCAAGTCCAGTACGTTGCCCTTGAGCACGCCTTTGAGCAGGCCGAACAGGTCCTTGGTGGCCAGCTCCTTGTTCTCGTCGGAGATTTTGCTCGGGTCCGACAGAATGGCATTCAGGTCGGTGGTCAAGCCGTCGGCCTGGATGTTCTGCGCGGCTTTGCTGGCGGCAGCCGGGTCGAACAGCGACAGCGACGTCAGGGTATCGCTGAGGTCTTTCTGTGCCTCGTAGGTTTTGCCCTGGCTTTGCAGGTCCTTGAGGTACAACACGTAGTCCGGGTTGGAAGTGAGGTCCAGCAGCTTCTGCTTGATCTCGTCCTTGTTCGGCAGCTTGTTGATGGCCTCGTCCATCTTCGACTTGTAGTCGGCCTGCACGGTGGGGTCGTTGAACAGTTCACCGATCTGCTTCTGCACGGCCTTGCCGTCGATGATGTCGTGCATGTCGGCCGAAGTCAGTTGGGTCTGCTTGTCATCGAACTCGCGCCAGGTGGTGTTGAACGGGCGCTTGGCTTCTTCGTAGCCGGTGATGCCGTGGCCGTTCTGGTACGCGGCTTGCGCTTCGAGGGCGCGGACCAGCTTGGCGCGCGGGTCGTCCTTGGCAATCGAACCGTTCTTCACGCCTTCGCGGTAGGTGTCGATCAGTTGCGTGGTGGCCAGCTCGCTGACGCTGAGGGTCGGTGATTTGTCGTCCTTTTCATCGGCGTGCACGCCGGTGTCCAGGTTCAGCACATCCAGGTCATCGGCCTTGGGCAGGTTGTGCTTGGCACGTGTGTCGTCCACCGAACTGGCGCTCCAGGCTTCCCACTTGGCGGCCACGTCGTCGTAAAGCTGCGGGCTGAGTTCCTTGGAGACGATCACCTTGCCTTCGCTGGTTTCGTAGCGGATCAGGCCGTCGCCCAGTTCATCCGGGGAGCCGAAGGTGATGTCGGTGTTTTTCAGGAAGTCATTCGGCCCGGCCAATTTATAGCCTTCGCCTTCGCTGGTGTGGATCTTGGCCCAGGTGTCATTGGCGGTGGCGACGCTCTTGAACAGCTCGGGGCTGACGTCGGAGGACACCACCACCTTGGTGCCGTCATGCAGCTCGTAGGTGAGGATGTGGTCTTTCTGGTCGTTGTTCCAATTGAAGTTCTTGTAGTCGTTCAGGCCCGGCACCGGGGTGTTGGCATCGGCCAGTACCGCGCCGTTATTCAGCTCGCCTTCCACCACGGCTTTCTTGCCGGGGTCGGTGTAGACCGCGTGCAGGCCGGCCAGGTAGTCGAACAGCTTGGGGTTGTCGTCGCGGGCCACCACCATTTTCTGGCCATTGCTTTCAAAGCGGATCAGGCCTGGGCCGACTTCATCCACAGGGCCCACCGTGGTGCCGGCGTAGGGCGGCCACACTTCGTTGTCGCTGGCGCGCTTATAGCCGGCGTCTTCACTGGTGGCGAGTCCGGTGAAACTGGCGTAGGCGTCCTTGGCTTTCTGGAAGGCTTCGGGGTTGTCGCGCTGGCTGATGACGACCTTGGTGCCGTCCTGGGTCTCGTAGCGGATCACACCCGGGCCGGTTTCATCCGGTGCGCCGAGGGATTTGTAATCGGCGAGTTTGCCCGGCGCAGTGCCATCGGCACCGAGGCTCTGGTAGCCGGCATTCTGGCTGGCGATCACGCCGGAGAGGGACTTGAAGTCCTGGCTGACCTGCTTGAACAGCTCGGGGCTGTCCTGTTCGCTGACGATGACTTTCTTGCCGTCCTGGGTTTCATAACGGATCAGCCCAGGGCCGACTTCATCGGGCGGGCCGATGGCCTTGTAGTCGGCCAATGCCTTGGGCGGCGTGGCATCCTTGGCGGCGAGTTCGTAGCCGTCTTTTTTACTCGCATCCAGCCCCGATGGTGGCTTGTCCTGGGCCTCAACCTTTTTGTTGTTGGCGCTTTGCTTGAGCAACGCATGGAACTGCACGCCGGACTTGGGCGGCGTGCGGGGAAGGGCTTTGGGGTCGGACGAGCGATCGAGGGGCTGGGTCGTCATGCCATGGAACTCCTGCTGTTGCCGATTGCGGCGGTCGGCAAAAACAGTAACAGCAGGGGTTCGGCGCTCGTTGCGAAAAGTTGTGAATTGAGTCTGCCGGCGACATAAATGTACACACCACTGTAAGGCGTGAGCGGAAAACTCTGATGGGCGCAATGTTGCCAGGTCGATAGGTTGGCCAGAGTCAGGACCATTTACTACAGGGATGGTAAACCTCATATCATGACCTTGAGACTTCCCGTGCCGATATCATCCTCCATCGCCGTGCAGACTACTCAGCCTGCCAATCTGCCTGATAGTGACGTTCCCCGCGCCCAATACAAAGGAACACCCGACCACATTCGCATGCGTCGGGATGTGTCGGGTGCATCCGGGGATGATCGACATACTCACGCCAACGGCATTCCGGATGCGGATGTTCCCGAATTGTTTCATGCAAAAGTTACAGTCGCTAAACATGAGTTTACCCGCGCTGACTACTTGCGAGGTTATAACGCGCCTGCTTCAGTGGCACTGCCGGGTTATTCCAGAT of Pseudomonas azotoformans contains these proteins:
- a CDS encoding TOBE domain-containing protein — encoded protein: MTIKAINVRNQFKGVIKEILLGEVVSEIDVQTASGIVTSVITTRSVRDLELKVGSEVIAFVKSTEVSIAKL